In Stenotrophomonas sp. 169, one DNA window encodes the following:
- a CDS encoding ATP-dependent helicase, which yields MSSPLDALPEVFGPATRAWFAHAFPAATPAQVQAWQAISEGQHTLVIAPTGSGKTLAAFLHAIDQLFTERDQQARSAETVPAPDRAATRVLYISPIKALGSDVQRNLQIPLQGVRAERARRGDPEVDLSVAIRSGDTTPAERARLLRRPPDILITTPESLFLMLTSKARDTLRNVHTVIIDEIHAVAGTKRGTHLALSLERLEALLPSPAQRIGLSATVRPVDEVARFLGGDRPVRVVQPPSPRHLAMRIVVPVDDMADLPTHGPAAGGREQSSRVGSIWPHVEASILDEVLRWRSTIVFANSRGVAEKLTARLNALYAERLAQAAGEQPARGLQATAYGSFNGGTSGRSDGAEPLIARSHHGSVSKEQRREIEVALKSGELRCVVATSSLELGIDMGLVDLVIQVAAPPSVASALQRVGRAGHQVGGVSTGFVYPRTRRDLIDAAVIVDSMLAGRIEAVDPPRNPLDVLAQQTVAAVAMDPLDVDAWYACVRRAAPYRELPRSAFDAVLDMLAGRYPSDDFAGFRPKVVWNRDSGQLTARPGAKQLAITSGGTIPDRGMFSVVLPEGEERAGSRRVGELDEEMVHESRVNDVITLGATSWRVEQITHDQVIVTPAPGRSARLPFWRGENAGRPAELGLAIGAFFAALEPAARADGALPEALASRLQACGLDARAIKNMLSLLKEQREATGVLPTDRQLVVERCRDELGDWRVMLHSPYGRRVHDPWALAIAERIRERWHVDPSVVASEDGIMARIPDSTGRVPGAELFLFDPDALQRSVTAAVGGSALFAARFRECASRALLLPRRTPGRRSPLWQQRLRAGQLLDVARAYPDFPILIETARECLQDVYDLQALGALMQRLVDGAVQIAEVTTEVPSPFAANLLFGYVAEFMYGTDVPLAERRASILSLDSGLLGDLLGQVDVGELLDTAVVQRVGDELQRLAADRLAKGKEGVADLLRELGPLTTEEIGARLQDGDGSAEAFIQLLHDERRALPVRIAGTAYWAAVEDAGKLRDALGSVLPADVPEAFRTPSADPLGELIARYARTRAPFFTADVAERFGLGVVVADAALSRLGEQGKVLSGTFGTVNVAAGAAACTDISPLAYHEWVSEDVFRRLRVRSLQAAREATRPVPGDAYARLLLERHGVMSGAVGHAALPDVGASEGTMEGVDGVVRVVEQLAGVPLPISIWENQILPARVRDYVPALLDELLATGAVLWCGHGRLGDDDGLVSLHLQEVAAETLPAASGGAEADTASPLHQLILSVLEGGGAFFARQLAAGVHARMQTDPDGSPCVELSPENLHAALWDLVWTGQLTTDIWAPLRALSGARVQSRIRAASVSRRRRGFAGFQMADSGPAASVGVQGPATYDAPSLAGRWSLLQRGSASDTVRAVSLADALLDRHGVVTRGAAVAEGIAGGFPALQQVYRGMEDAGRVLRGRFVHGLGGAQFAERGSVDRLREFAEDSVSAGRDVAIGLSVLDPANPYGTVLPWPAHPARQRPVRRAGALVVIGAGQLRMYLAQGGRNLLTFFEGDDPAHAAMVTSAAQAVAIALRRGKRLSFTLDLINDEVIGRGPITDALRAAGFRNAPRGLSWEG from the coding sequence ATGTCCAGCCCCCTCGACGCACTTCCTGAAGTCTTTGGTCCCGCCACGCGCGCGTGGTTTGCTCACGCCTTTCCGGCCGCCACCCCCGCACAGGTACAGGCGTGGCAAGCCATCAGCGAGGGCCAGCACACGTTGGTGATCGCGCCGACGGGATCGGGCAAGACACTGGCCGCCTTCCTGCACGCCATCGACCAGCTGTTCACCGAGCGCGACCAGCAGGCACGTTCGGCCGAAACCGTGCCCGCCCCTGACCGCGCCGCTACCCGCGTGCTGTACATCTCGCCGATCAAGGCATTGGGCTCGGACGTGCAGCGGAACCTGCAGATCCCGCTGCAGGGCGTGCGTGCCGAGCGTGCACGCCGCGGTGATCCGGAAGTGGACCTCAGCGTCGCGATCCGAAGTGGCGACACTACCCCGGCCGAGCGCGCCCGCCTGCTGCGCCGCCCCCCGGACATCCTGATCACCACGCCCGAATCGCTGTTCCTGATGCTCACGTCGAAGGCACGGGACACCTTGCGCAATGTGCATACGGTCATCATCGACGAGATCCATGCGGTCGCCGGCACCAAGCGCGGTACACATCTCGCGCTGAGCCTGGAGCGGCTGGAGGCGCTGCTGCCGTCACCTGCGCAGCGTATCGGCCTGTCGGCAACGGTTCGCCCTGTCGACGAAGTCGCACGCTTCCTCGGCGGCGACCGGCCGGTACGCGTCGTGCAGCCACCGTCTCCGCGGCATCTGGCGATGCGCATCGTGGTGCCGGTGGACGACATGGCCGACCTGCCCACGCACGGGCCCGCGGCGGGTGGCCGCGAGCAGTCGTCACGGGTGGGCTCGATCTGGCCGCACGTGGAGGCCAGCATCCTGGATGAGGTGCTGCGCTGGCGCTCGACGATCGTCTTCGCCAACTCGCGCGGTGTGGCGGAAAAGCTCACGGCGCGCCTCAACGCCCTGTACGCGGAGCGCCTTGCGCAGGCCGCAGGTGAACAACCGGCACGCGGCCTGCAGGCTACAGCCTACGGTTCCTTCAATGGCGGCACGTCCGGGCGTTCGGACGGTGCGGAGCCGTTGATCGCGCGTTCCCACCACGGGTCGGTGAGCAAAGAACAGCGTCGTGAGATCGAGGTCGCGCTCAAGTCCGGTGAACTGCGCTGCGTGGTGGCGACGTCCAGTCTGGAACTGGGTATCGACATGGGGCTGGTGGACCTGGTGATCCAGGTGGCCGCGCCGCCGTCGGTGGCCAGCGCCTTGCAGCGGGTGGGCCGTGCCGGTCATCAGGTCGGGGGCGTGTCCACCGGCTTCGTCTACCCACGCACACGTCGCGATCTGATCGATGCGGCGGTGATCGTGGACAGCATGCTGGCCGGTCGCATCGAGGCAGTGGATCCGCCGCGCAATCCGTTGGATGTGCTGGCCCAGCAGACGGTGGCCGCAGTCGCGATGGATCCGCTCGATGTGGATGCGTGGTATGCCTGCGTGCGTCGCGCAGCGCCGTATCGCGAACTGCCACGCAGTGCCTTTGATGCGGTGCTGGACATGCTGGCAGGCCGCTATCCGTCGGACGACTTCGCCGGGTTTCGTCCGAAGGTGGTGTGGAACCGGGACAGCGGCCAGCTGACCGCGCGGCCCGGTGCGAAGCAACTGGCGATCACCAGCGGCGGCACGATTCCGGATCGCGGCATGTTCAGCGTGGTGCTCCCGGAAGGCGAGGAGCGCGCGGGCTCGCGCCGTGTGGGTGAGCTTGACGAGGAAATGGTGCACGAGTCGCGGGTCAACGATGTGATCACGCTCGGCGCCACCTCGTGGCGGGTGGAGCAGATCACCCACGACCAGGTGATCGTGACCCCGGCCCCAGGCCGCTCTGCACGCCTGCCTTTCTGGCGCGGCGAGAACGCGGGACGGCCGGCCGAGCTCGGCCTGGCCATCGGTGCCTTTTTCGCAGCGCTCGAACCGGCTGCACGTGCCGACGGCGCGTTGCCGGAAGCGCTCGCCTCGCGGCTGCAGGCATGCGGTCTGGATGCGCGTGCGATCAAGAACATGCTCAGCCTGCTGAAAGAACAGCGCGAGGCGACCGGCGTGCTGCCAACCGACCGGCAGCTGGTGGTGGAGCGCTGCCGCGATGAGCTGGGCGATTGGCGGGTGATGCTGCACTCGCCCTATGGACGCCGCGTGCACGATCCGTGGGCATTGGCCATTGCCGAACGTATCCGTGAGCGCTGGCACGTGGATCCGTCGGTGGTGGCGAGCGAAGACGGCATCATGGCGCGTATCCCGGACAGTACGGGGCGTGTGCCGGGGGCGGAGCTGTTCCTGTTCGATCCCGATGCCCTGCAGCGCAGCGTCACGGCGGCAGTGGGTGGCTCGGCCCTGTTTGCCGCGCGGTTCCGCGAGTGTGCATCGCGTGCCTTGCTGCTCCCGCGGCGGACCCCCGGTCGGCGTTCACCCCTGTGGCAGCAACGCCTCCGTGCGGGGCAGCTCCTGGACGTGGCGCGTGCCTATCCGGATTTCCCGATCCTGATCGAAACCGCCCGCGAGTGTCTGCAGGATGTCTATGATCTGCAGGCGCTTGGTGCGCTCATGCAGCGCCTGGTGGACGGCGCAGTACAGATCGCCGAGGTCACCACCGAGGTGCCGTCGCCGTTCGCGGCCAACCTGCTGTTCGGCTACGTAGCCGAGTTCATGTACGGCACCGATGTGCCACTGGCGGAGCGCCGCGCGTCCATCCTGTCGCTGGACAGTGGGCTGCTGGGCGACCTGCTGGGCCAGGTGGATGTCGGCGAACTGCTGGACACCGCCGTCGTGCAGCGCGTCGGCGATGAACTGCAACGGCTCGCTGCCGATCGCCTGGCCAAGGGCAAGGAGGGCGTCGCCGATCTGCTGCGTGAGCTGGGTCCGCTGACCACGGAAGAGATCGGTGCGCGCCTGCAGGATGGCGATGGCAGCGCCGAAGCCTTCATACAACTGCTGCATGACGAGCGCCGCGCGCTGCCGGTACGCATCGCGGGCACGGCGTACTGGGCCGCAGTGGAAGATGCAGGGAAGCTGCGCGATGCGTTGGGCAGTGTCTTGCCCGCCGATGTGCCGGAGGCCTTCCGCACGCCCAGCGCTGATCCGCTGGGGGAACTGATTGCACGCTACGCGCGTACGCGCGCCCCGTTTTTCACTGCGGACGTGGCCGAGCGATTCGGCCTGGGCGTTGTAGTAGCCGATGCGGCATTGTCTCGTCTCGGCGAGCAGGGCAAGGTGTTGAGCGGCACGTTCGGCACGGTGAATGTCGCAGCGGGTGCTGCTGCCTGCACGGACATCAGTCCGTTGGCGTATCACGAGTGGGTGAGCGAAGACGTCTTCCGGCGGCTGCGCGTGCGCTCGCTGCAGGCAGCGCGTGAGGCCACCCGCCCCGTGCCCGGGGACGCGTACGCGCGGTTGCTGCTCGAACGGCACGGCGTGATGAGCGGCGCGGTGGGACATGCCGCTCTGCCCGATGTCGGCGCCAGTGAAGGGACGATGGAGGGCGTGGACGGAGTAGTGCGCGTGGTCGAGCAGCTGGCCGGCGTGCCGTTGCCGATATCCATCTGGGAAAACCAGATCCTGCCTGCCCGTGTTCGGGACTATGTCCCCGCGTTGCTGGATGAGTTGCTGGCCACGGGCGCGGTGCTGTGGTGTGGGCACGGCAGGCTGGGTGACGACGACGGGCTGGTCTCGCTCCACCTGCAGGAGGTGGCCGCCGAGACGCTGCCTGCAGCATCTGGTGGCGCGGAAGCAGATACGGCATCGCCCCTGCACCAGTTGATCCTGTCCGTGCTGGAGGGGGGCGGTGCGTTCTTCGCGCGGCAGCTTGCGGCGGGCGTGCATGCGCGCATGCAGACCGACCCCGACGGTTCGCCATGCGTGGAGCTGTCGCCTGAAAACCTGCATGCCGCGCTGTGGGATCTGGTCTGGACAGGACAACTGACGACGGACATCTGGGCGCCACTGCGCGCGCTGTCCGGGGCGCGTGTGCAATCGCGCATCCGTGCCGCCAGTGTGTCGCGTCGACGCCGTGGCTTTGCCGGATTCCAGATGGCAGACAGCGGGCCGGCTGCGTCCGTTGGGGTGCAGGGGCCGGCTACATACGATGCCCCGTCGTTGGCGGGTCGCTGGTCGTTGCTGCAGCGCGGCTCCGCCAGCGATACCGTGCGTGCAGTATCACTGGCTGATGCGCTGCTGGATCGCCACGGGGTGGTCACCCGGGGCGCGGCAGTGGCCGAGGGCATCGCAGGGGGTTTCCCCGCCTTGCAACAGGTCTATCGGGGGATGGAGGATGCGGGGCGCGTGCTGCGCGGACGCTTCGTGCACGGCTTGGGCGGCGCGCAGTTCGCGGAGCGCGGCAGCGTGGATCGGCTCCGCGAGTTCGCCGAAGACAGCGTATCCGCGGGAAGGGACGTTGCTATTGGACTTTCGGTACTCGACCCTGCCAATCCTTATGGGACGGTGCTGCCTTGGCCGGCGCACCCGGCACGGCAACGGCCCGTGCGCCGCGCCGGTGCACTGGTGGTGATCGGCGCAGGGCAGCTGCGCATGTACTTGGCACAGGGCGGACGCAATCTGCTCACCTTCTTCGAGGGCGATGACCCTGCGCACGCCGCGATGGTGACCAGTGCGGCACAGGCGGTGGCCATCGCACTGCGACGGGGCAAGCGGTTGTCGTTCACCCTGGATCTCATCAACGATGAGGTGATCGGTCGCGGGCCGATCACCGATGCCCTGCGCGCAGCAGGTTTCCGTAATGCACCGCGCGGCTTGTCATGGGAGGGATGA
- a CDS encoding acetamidase/formamidase family protein, whose product MTIAWKLTSLLLAAAPLDAFAAEQWIIGTDLWGNTSYQTLQLDTHGERLQGTLDGDAVAGSRTDGGFSFTVTDKEGQVSHYRGRIDDARMRGESDQPDTNDRAARAAHAFTGWRVPDRTQSAPQVHRFTPTDYSNTFSADRPPVLVIHPGDSVQTRTLDSGGVDERGITRALYGNPQVGPFFVVGAEAGDTLAITLVSLKLNRDYADSLDGLVDRLKTARVAGEASALGKPVRWQLDRARGIARPQGASGALKAFEVPVKPMLGGLALAPGFGYPPISTGDTHVFGGNMDFNAVVEGNTVFLPVQQPGALLYLGDGHALQGDGETTQWALETSLDVIVKVDLVKRQSIATPRVESPTQLMALGQGGSSDDALRLATAGMLQWLRQSYGLTLSEATQVLGVAVQYNVANLAGRSVGVAAKIDKTVLRTLTPVTAPAK is encoded by the coding sequence ATGACGATTGCCTGGAAACTGACTTCGCTGCTGCTCGCAGCCGCACCGCTTGATGCATTCGCCGCCGAGCAATGGATCATCGGCACCGACCTGTGGGGCAACACGAGCTACCAGACACTGCAGTTGGACACCCACGGGGAACGCCTGCAGGGCACGCTGGATGGTGACGCGGTGGCAGGGTCGCGCACAGACGGCGGCTTTTCCTTCACTGTCACGGACAAGGAGGGTCAGGTCAGCCACTACCGCGGTCGCATCGACGACGCGCGGATGCGTGGGGAGAGCGATCAGCCGGACACCAATGATCGCGCAGCTCGCGCCGCCCACGCGTTCACCGGTTGGCGTGTCCCGGATCGCACGCAGTCCGCGCCGCAGGTGCATCGGTTCACGCCAACGGATTATTCCAATACCTTCAGTGCGGATCGTCCGCCGGTACTGGTCATCCATCCCGGCGATTCCGTGCAGACCCGCACGCTGGATTCGGGTGGCGTAGACGAGCGGGGCATCACCCGGGCGCTGTACGGCAATCCCCAGGTCGGCCCGTTCTTTGTTGTCGGCGCAGAAGCCGGCGACACCCTGGCAATCACCTTGGTGTCGTTGAAGCTCAACCGCGATTACGCCGACAGCCTAGACGGCCTCGTCGACCGTCTGAAGACTGCTCGCGTAGCCGGTGAAGCTTCTGCGCTGGGCAAGCCGGTACGCTGGCAGTTGGACCGTGCGCGTGGCATCGCCCGTCCACAGGGGGCCTCCGGCGCACTCAAGGCTTTCGAGGTGCCGGTGAAGCCGATGCTGGGTGGGCTGGCACTGGCCCCGGGGTTCGGCTATCCCCCGATCTCCACGGGCGACACCCATGTGTTCGGCGGCAACATGGACTTCAATGCGGTTGTCGAAGGCAACACGGTGTTCCTGCCCGTGCAGCAGCCCGGCGCCTTGTTGTACCTGGGCGATGGGCATGCGTTGCAGGGTGATGGCGAGACCACGCAGTGGGCGCTGGAGACCTCGCTGGATGTCATCGTGAAGGTGGACCTGGTGAAGCGACAGTCCATCGCGACCCCGCGCGTTGAATCCCCGACCCAGCTGATGGCGCTGGGGCAAGGCGGCTCCAGCGACGACGCCCTGCGTCTTGCTACGGCCGGCATGCTGCAATGGCTCCGACAGTCCTATGGATTGACGCTGTCTGAGGCGACGCAGGTGCTTGGCGTGGCCGTGCAGTACAACGTGGCCAACCTGGCCGGACGGAGCGTGGGCGTGGCCGCGAAGATCGACAAGACAGTGCTGCGGACACTGACGCCCGTGACTGCTCCGGCGAAGTAA
- a CDS encoding TonB-dependent receptor, which produces MNYRIGKCVHAPKAFSPLASAVHVALATALLTTSSIAVAQDRNTSPTAEAATLDTVSVLGSRTKPRTVSSSAVPIDIISGDEFRNQGATDALDQLKVLVPSFNVSTIPIDDAASLVRPANLRGLPPDNTLLLINGKRFHRAAVITFLGHGLSDGAQGPDLSAFPSLALEQVEVLRDGAAAQYGSDAIAGVINFGLKKLREGGSAEVFTGKYYEGDGLTTQYSAQIGLPLSERGFATLTAEWRKADDTSRSVQRDDAGAAAAAGYPGVDDPAQVWGSPKVDDDLKLVYNLGLSTDTVDFYLFGNYAKRDVDGGFYYRDPTARSGVYSNDGGDTLLVGNLTGAGACPTIALRDGAGNLLPYSGVSGAVAALPANCYTFLSSLPGGFTPRFGGSLEDTSVVAGAKGTWDEWYWDVSGSWGRNDIDFVIYNTVNASLGPNQPAGLSFRPGGNTQTEKNLNVDVSRDIATTFSSQPLRLAMGAEWREESFTISPGDGPSTAIGPLTDQGFALGSNGFNGFSARTAGTFDRRNWAAYADLEAQLTERFLLAGALRYEDYDSFGSTTIGKLTARFDFTPTFALRGAVNTGFRAPTPGQANISQISTVFGGTALEDIATLPPTDPIAQLKGARPLTPEESTNISLGAVWTEGDWLVTVDGYQIKVEDRIALSTSFAVTPEERAALVAGGNPEAASISQVTYFGNAFDTTTTGVDLVTSYRSDHFGGTTTYSLAANWNRTEVDRYDTDFIDAARVYKLEESLPKTKGYFSINHQRQIFHANLRLNYYGSWYEDHLDSGVISAADGGLPIHAGSALLVDADVGWNFDSGLYFSVGAQNLFDRVPSKNPWAGVAGAEYPVHSPYGFNGGFYYARVGWKF; this is translated from the coding sequence ATGAACTACCGCATTGGCAAGTGTGTTCACGCTCCGAAAGCCTTTTCGCCATTGGCATCTGCAGTACACGTGGCGCTGGCCACCGCCCTGTTGACCACCAGCTCCATCGCGGTGGCGCAGGACCGAAACACCTCACCTACCGCCGAAGCCGCCACCCTGGACACCGTGTCCGTGCTGGGCAGCCGTACCAAACCGCGCACCGTCTCATCGTCTGCCGTGCCGATCGACATCATCAGCGGTGACGAGTTCCGCAACCAGGGTGCCACCGACGCACTGGACCAGCTCAAGGTGCTGGTGCCGTCCTTCAACGTCAGCACGATCCCCATCGACGATGCCGCCAGCCTGGTGCGCCCGGCCAACCTGCGCGGCCTGCCGCCGGACAACACGCTGCTGCTGATCAACGGCAAACGCTTCCACCGCGCTGCGGTGATCACGTTCCTGGGGCATGGCTTGTCCGACGGTGCACAGGGTCCGGACCTGTCGGCGTTCCCGTCGCTGGCGCTGGAGCAGGTGGAGGTGCTGCGCGATGGTGCAGCGGCCCAGTACGGGTCGGATGCGATCGCGGGGGTGATCAACTTCGGCCTGAAGAAACTGCGCGAAGGCGGCAGCGCCGAGGTGTTCACCGGCAAGTACTACGAGGGCGATGGCCTGACCACGCAGTATTCGGCGCAGATCGGACTGCCACTGAGCGAGCGCGGCTTTGCCACGCTGACCGCTGAGTGGCGCAAGGCGGACGACACCTCGCGCAGTGTGCAGCGGGACGATGCCGGCGCCGCGGCGGCGGCCGGATACCCGGGCGTAGACGATCCCGCGCAGGTGTGGGGTTCACCGAAGGTCGACGATGACCTGAAGCTGGTCTACAACCTCGGTCTGTCCACCGATACGGTGGATTTCTATCTGTTCGGCAACTACGCCAAGCGCGATGTCGACGGTGGGTTCTACTACCGTGATCCAACGGCGCGCTCCGGGGTGTACTCCAACGATGGCGGCGATACCCTGCTGGTCGGCAACCTGACCGGTGCAGGCGCGTGCCCGACCATTGCACTGCGCGACGGTGCCGGCAACCTGCTGCCGTACAGCGGGGTCAGCGGCGCGGTCGCCGCCTTGCCCGCCAACTGCTACACCTTCCTGTCCAGCCTGCCTGGTGGCTTTACGCCGCGCTTCGGCGGCTCGCTGGAAGATACCTCGGTGGTTGCCGGGGCAAAGGGCACCTGGGACGAGTGGTACTGGGACGTCAGCGGGTCGTGGGGCCGCAACGACATCGACTTCGTCATCTACAACACGGTCAATGCATCGCTGGGCCCGAACCAGCCGGCCGGTCTCTCTTTCCGCCCCGGCGGCAATACCCAGACAGAAAAGAACCTCAACGTCGATGTCAGCCGCGATATTGCCACGACCTTCAGCAGCCAGCCGCTGCGGTTGGCCATGGGCGCGGAATGGCGCGAAGAAAGCTTCACGATCAGCCCGGGCGACGGACCGTCGACGGCCATCGGTCCACTGACCGACCAAGGCTTCGCCTTGGGTTCCAACGGCTTCAACGGGTTCAGTGCGCGAACGGCCGGCACCTTCGACCGACGCAACTGGGCGGCCTACGCCGATCTGGAAGCGCAGCTCACCGAACGCTTCCTGCTGGCCGGCGCACTGCGTTACGAGGACTACGATTCCTTCGGCAGTACCACCATCGGCAAGCTCACCGCGCGCTTCGACTTCACCCCGACGTTTGCCCTGCGTGGTGCAGTCAACACCGGCTTCCGTGCACCGACGCCAGGCCAGGCCAACATCAGCCAGATCAGCACGGTGTTCGGGGGGACGGCCCTGGAAGACATCGCCACGCTGCCGCCGACCGATCCGATCGCGCAGCTCAAAGGTGCACGACCGCTCACGCCGGAGGAGTCAACGAACATCTCGCTGGGCGCGGTGTGGACCGAGGGCGACTGGCTGGTCACCGTGGATGGTTACCAGATCAAGGTGGAGGACCGCATCGCCCTGAGCACCAGCTTCGCGGTAACGCCGGAAGAACGCGCAGCGCTGGTGGCCGGCGGCAACCCGGAAGCCGCGTCGATCTCGCAGGTGACCTACTTCGGCAACGCATTCGACACCACCACCACCGGCGTGGATCTGGTCACCAGCTATCGCAGCGACCATTTCGGTGGCACCACCACGTACTCGCTCGCCGCCAATTGGAACCGCACCGAGGTCGACCGCTACGACACCGACTTCATCGATGCGGCGCGCGTCTACAAGCTGGAGGAATCCCTGCCGAAGACAAAGGGCTACTTCAGCATCAACCACCAGCGTCAGATCTTCCATGCCAACCTGCGCTTGAACTATTACGGGTCGTGGTACGAAGACCATCTGGACAGTGGCGTGATCTCCGCAGCGGACGGCGGCCTGCCCATCCATGCCGGCAGCGCGCTGCTGGTGGATGCAGACGTGGGCTGGAACTTCGACTCTGGACTTTACTTCAGCGTCGGCGCGCAGAACCTGTTCGACCGCGTGCCCTCAAAGAATCCCTGGGCGGGCGTTGCCGGCGCCGAGTACCCGGTCCATTCACCGTATGGCTTCAACGGCGGGTTCTATTACGCGCGGGTGGGCTGGAAGTTCTAG
- a CDS encoding BLUF domain-containing protein, translating to MPVRALVYVSKVSPKISPPELEVLVNNAQTFNRTAGVSGVLLFDGARYLQYLEGPEDGVTAVYGRIHQATRHTQIEVIAQGHAGSRYFPYWPMKKFDVDPETFDAVAQASWAGFAPSAAEGSATAVGRLIDVVGVHPVRD from the coding sequence ATGCCTGTAAGGGCGTTGGTGTATGTAAGTAAGGTTTCTCCAAAGATCAGCCCTCCTGAGCTGGAAGTGCTTGTAAACAATGCGCAGACGTTCAACCGCACGGCGGGAGTGAGCGGTGTCCTGCTGTTCGACGGTGCGCGCTATCTGCAGTACCTGGAGGGGCCAGAGGATGGCGTAACTGCCGTCTATGGTCGGATCCATCAGGCGACGCGGCACACGCAGATCGAGGTCATTGCCCAGGGGCATGCCGGATCGCGCTATTTCCCGTATTGGCCCATGAAGAAGTTCGACGTGGACCCGGAGACGTTCGATGCGGTCGCGCAGGCCAGCTGGGCAGGTTTCGCCCCCAGCGCGGCGGAAGGTAGCGCCACCGCAGTGGGCCGCCTGATCGACGTCGTGGGCGTACATCCAGTCCGCGACTGA
- a CDS encoding H-NS family nucleoid-associated regulatory protein, with translation MPRVSPGVRSASTAKAALEQEIARSGLNDQALLRAATKEAFERVNLLLKAYYADFSPKQQALILATIGAKATSSVASREKPAKAARPAKRPTEELPPRFWLPFSGETWSGRGRPPNAFLAWEGTVAHTEWKKRHPDERFPLYPG, from the coding sequence ATGCCGCGCGTGTCCCCAGGCGTTCGATCCGCCTCCACTGCAAAAGCCGCACTTGAACAGGAAATCGCACGCTCAGGCCTGAACGACCAGGCGCTGCTGCGTGCCGCCACCAAGGAAGCCTTCGAGCGGGTGAACCTGCTGCTCAAGGCGTACTACGCCGATTTCAGCCCGAAACAACAGGCGCTTATCCTGGCGACCATTGGTGCCAAGGCGACCTCGAGCGTGGCGTCCCGCGAGAAGCCTGCCAAGGCAGCGCGCCCGGCCAAGCGGCCGACAGAGGAGCTTCCGCCGCGTTTCTGGCTGCCGTTCAGTGGCGAGACGTGGTCAGGCCGTGGCCGCCCGCCCAACGCATTCCTCGCCTGGGAAGGCACGGTGGCGCACACCGAATGGAAGAAGCGCCACCCTGATGAGCGGTTTCCGCTTTATCCGGGTTGA
- a CDS encoding class I SAM-dependent methyltransferase codes for MSFSDPAAVSQYIDNLVRNVPGVHALHQMAQVLLAERVPAHGQVLVLGAGGGVEMRAFAEASPTWRLVGVDPSAEMLALAHHTLGDLSLHGELIQGYIDDAPDVLFDGATCLLTLHFLSPDERLHTLRELKRRLKPGAPLVIAHHSVPDEPTEKRVWLQRWAAFAMARGGTDDDLAARAEALASRLPTLSPEREVALLEEAGFVEPRLFYAALSFRGWVAYAG; via the coding sequence ATGTCGTTTTCTGATCCCGCTGCGGTATCGCAGTACATCGATAACCTGGTGCGCAACGTGCCAGGTGTGCATGCCCTGCATCAGATGGCGCAGGTGCTGCTGGCCGAGCGGGTGCCTGCGCACGGGCAGGTGCTCGTGCTCGGTGCCGGGGGTGGGGTCGAAATGCGGGCATTTGCCGAGGCGAGCCCGACGTGGCGCTTGGTGGGCGTTGACCCGTCGGCCGAAATGCTGGCGCTTGCGCACCACACGCTTGGCGACCTGTCGCTGCACGGCGAGTTGATCCAGGGCTATATCGACGATGCACCTGACGTGCTCTTCGATGGCGCGACGTGCCTGCTGACGCTGCACTTTCTGTCGCCGGACGAGCGGTTGCATACGCTTCGCGAGCTGAAACGTCGGCTCAAACCGGGTGCTCCCCTGGTCATTGCCCATCACAGCGTGCCTGACGAACCCACCGAAAAAAGGGTATGGCTGCAGCGCTGGGCCGCATTCGCCATGGCGCGCGGAGGTACCGACGACGACCTCGCCGCCCGCGCCGAGGCGCTGGCGAGCAGGTTGCCTACGCTTTCACCCGAGCGCGAAGTGGCGCTGCTGGAAGAGGCCGGGTTCGTTGAACCCCGCCTGTTCTACGCGGCGCTTTCCTTCCGCGGGTGGGTCGCCTACGCCGGGTAG